The sequence TCGCGCGCTATCGCCGGCGCGACTTCTTTCTCTCGCGTTGGCGGATTTCGGACTTCGGCGAGCATGGCGTAAAGCTCGATTCAGACATTCTCGATCTGCGACCGTTCATGCGACGCGAGGGCGAAGTGCTGCTCGCACGCGATGTGTTAGACAAACAATTGATCGATGTGGACGGCAAACGAGTCGTGCGCGTTAACGACGTGCAAATCATTCCCGCTGCGAACGAGTGGCGCGTAACGGGCGCGGACGTAAGCCTCGCCGGACTCTGGCGGCGGCTCGCTCCTTCATTCATGCGCCGCGGAAATCCGGTTGAAGTCATCGACTGGGCCGACGTTGGCTATCTCGCCACGGACGCCGCAACTGTTCAGTTGAAATCTTCGCGCGGCAAATTAACGCGCCTGCATCCGGTTGAAATTGCGCGCCTGGCGGCTGCCTTCTCGTATCAACAAGGCGCGGAAATCGTCGAATCGCTCGATGACGAAACGGCCGCTGAGACCCTCGAAGAAATGGCAGCCGAGCGTCAGGCTCAGATCATCGGCGACATGGATGAAGAGCGCGCGGCGGACATTCTTGAACACATGTCGCCCGACGAAGCGGCGGACGTTTTGGGCGATTTGCCGGAAGCCAAAGCGGAAGATCTTCTGCACCGCATGGACGACGAAGAACAGTCCGAGGTCGCTGAACTGTTGCCTTACGAAGACGACACGGCCGGCGGATTGATGACGACTGAGTTCGTCACTTTGCCGCGCGCCTTGACGGTCGGCGAAGCGCTCGCGCGCCTGCGCGAAATGGCTGAAACGCCAAACATGATCTATTACCTGTACGTCGTCGAGCACGAAGAGTCATGGAAATTGGTCGGTGTAATCGCGCTGCGAAGTTTGATACTGGCGAGAACGTCAGCGCCGCTCGAGCAAGTGATGAGAACAGATTTGCAGGTGGCGCATCCTGATGACAACGCTGATGAGGTCGCGCACAAAATTGCCGAATACAACCTGCTGGCGCTGCCGGTGCTGGACGAAACCGGTGACATACTCGGCATTGTTACCGTCGATGACGCGATTGAGCATCTCCTGCCGCGTGACTGGCGCGAACGCGTGCCGCGATTGCTTGGCTAGTCAGAACCACTTGCGTTAGCGCGGTCCCCACGCGGGCATCCGCGCGGGGTGCAGGTGGCGGGTGGATGAACAGTTGAAACCTTGCTAGCAGAAATCAACCAAATGACTGAGGACCCTCCGAGTGCCAGAACTACCAACCAACGTCCGAGCTGCAGGTCGCGGCATCCTGCGGCGTGGCGCTCAAGGTGTGCGGCGCACGGTAGCACGCCGGCCACGGCTATTTCTCTATCTCTCGGTTCTCGGCCCAGGGCTCATCACCGCGAACGCCGGCAATGATGCTGGCGGCATTGCGACCTTTGCGTCAGTCGGCGCCGATCACGGTTACAAGCTTCTCTGGCTACTCATTCCGCTGACCATCAGTCTGGGAATGGTTCAGGAAATGTGCGCGCGCATGGGCGCGGTGACCGGAAAAGGTCTCGCTGATTTGATCCGCGAGCGCTTTGGCGTGCGCTGGACGGCGTTGGTGATGCTCGCGCTCTTGATCGCAAACGGCGGCGTTACCGTTTCCGAGTTCGTTGGCATCGCAGCGGCGATGGAACTGTTTGGCGTGGCGCGATACATCTCGGTTCCGATTGCTGCAATAGTGATTTGGTGGCTGGTGGTGCGCGGAAACTATCAGCGTGTTGAGCGAGTCTTTCTCGCGATGACGCTTGTTTTCCTCGGGTACGTCGTGTCGGCCTTTCTCGCGCGTCCGTCGTGGGGGACTGTCGCGCGCGAAATGGTTCGTCCGTCAATTGAGGTTACGCCGCTCTATTTGTTCACGCTGGTCGCGATCATCGGCACCACGATTTCGCCCTACATGCAGGTTTTCATTCAATCCTCAGTCGTAGAGAAACGCGTGCGGCCAGAGAACTATGCGTTGACGAAAGCTGACGTCTGGGGCGGAACGATTTTCGCGATTCTGATCGTCTTTTTCATCGTGGTTTCGACTGCGGCAACGCTGCACGTCCGCGGTGAACATGTTGATTCCGCCGCCCAAGCCGCACGCGCGTTACGACCATTCGCGGGTGCCTACGCCGAACTCCTGTTTGGAATTGGATTGTTCGGGGCGTCAATGCTGGCAGCCGGAGTTGTTCCTTTGGCCACCGCTTACTCGATCACCGAAGCGTTTGGGTTTGAGAAAGGTCTCTCGAACAGTTTCCGGGAAGCGCCGATCTTCCTCGGTGTGTTCACCTTTCTGGTAGCTCTAGGTGCGCTCATCGCGATGATGCCGGGCTTGCCCATCATTTCCGTGCTCCTGGTGACCCAGGTTATCAATGGCGTGCTGCTGCCGGTGATCCTTTTCGCCCTCCTGCGCCTGGTCAACGACCGCGAATTGATGGGAAGCTATGTTAACCGTCCGCTGTACAACGTCGGCGCTTGGGCCACCGCTCTGATCGTTTCGGCCTCGTCGTTACTTCTGATTGGCATCACAATCTTCCGCTGGTTAAC is a genomic window of Pyrinomonadaceae bacterium containing:
- a CDS encoding Nramp family divalent metal transporter, which gives rise to MPELPTNVRAAGRGILRRGAQGVRRTVARRPRLFLYLSVLGPGLITANAGNDAGGIATFASVGADHGYKLLWLLIPLTISLGMVQEMCARMGAVTGKGLADLIRERFGVRWTALVMLALLIANGGVTVSEFVGIAAAMELFGVARYISVPIAAIVIWWLVVRGNYQRVERVFLAMTLVFLGYVVSAFLARPSWGTVAREMVRPSIEVTPLYLFTLVAIIGTTISPYMQVFIQSSVVEKRVRPENYALTKADVWGGTIFAILIVFFIVVSTAATLHVRGEHVDSAAQAARALRPFAGAYAELLFGIGLFGASMLAAGVVPLATAYSITEAFGFEKGLSNSFREAPIFLGVFTFLVALGALIAMMPGLPIISVLLVTQVINGVLLPVILFALLRLVNDRELMGSYVNRPLYNVGAWATALIVSASSLLLIGITIFRWLT
- a CDS encoding CBS domain-containing protein, with protein sequence MLYLSQVLGRPIIDLEGERVATLKDVIVRLGQDDHPPVAGFVARYRRRDFFLSRWRISDFGEHGVKLDSDILDLRPFMRREGEVLLARDVLDKQLIDVDGKRVVRVNDVQIIPAANEWRVTGADVSLAGLWRRLAPSFMRRGNPVEVIDWADVGYLATDAATVQLKSSRGKLTRLHPVEIARLAAAFSYQQGAEIVESLDDETAAETLEEMAAERQAQIIGDMDEERAADILEHMSPDEAADVLGDLPEAKAEDLLHRMDDEEQSEVAELLPYEDDTAGGLMTTEFVTLPRALTVGEALARLREMAETPNMIYYLYVVEHEESWKLVGVIALRSLILARTSAPLEQVMRTDLQVAHPDDNADEVAHKIAEYNLLALPVLDETGDILGIVTVDDAIEHLLPRDWRERVPRLLG